The sequence TGATACGCTCCGCCTCGGTCGCTCGATTCCGTTCGCGCTCCGGTTCCCTGGTGAGCAGCCGAGCAGCGAAATCCGATCCTGCGCCGGCCTTCGAGCCCAAAGCCAAGCTTTCTCCTGACGAGGTGCTCGCCCGCCCGAGCCCGACCAGCATCGCGGGAATCCCTGCCACCCAGAAGATCATCGCCGTCGGCGCTTCCACCGGCGGTACCGACGCGATTAAAACGTTTTTGGAAGGCATGCCGACCGACTGTCCCGGCATCGTGATCGTTCAGCATATGCCGGAACACTTCACCGCCTCTTTCGCTCGACGTTTGAACGAAACCTGCGCCATTCGCGTGCAGGAGGCCAAAAATGGCGATGTGGTGGAGCCGGGCTTGGCCCTGATCGCCCCGGGCAGCTACCATATGATGCTGCGTCGAGCGGGAAATCGCTACACCGTCGACGTGCGCGAGGGACCGCTGGTCAGCCGTCACAGGCCATCCGTCGACGTGCTCTTTCGCTCGGTGGCCGCCAGCGCGGGCCGCAACGCCATCGGCGTGATCCTCACAGGCATGGGCGACGACGGGGCTGCATGCATGGCGGAAATGAAGGCGGCAGGAGCCTACAACATCGCCCAGGACCGCGACACCTGCGTCGTTTTCGGCATGCCCAACGAGGCGATCAAGCACGGCGGGACCCACGAGACCTTGCCGCTTCAGAAGATCGCTCCCCGCGTGCTGGCGAAGCTGCGCGGAGAGTAGGGGGCAAGCGGAGCTCGCGCTCTGGTCCCTCGCTCCCGGATCGCGATCCTGCCCCAGGGCGTTTTGCTCAACTACGGGGTTACAAAGAGCCACGGAGGTGATATTAGCTA comes from Pelagicoccus sp. SDUM812003 and encodes:
- a CDS encoding chemotaxis response regulator protein-glutamate methylesterase, which codes for MAEAHKISVMIVDDSATARRILSDIVKRGNNMEVIAAVSDPYEAVAQLKRRTPDVMILDVQMPRMDGITFLKKLMVQHPLPVVMCSSLTEEGSKISFECLEHGAVEIIAKPRIATKRDMQELEMRIHDVIRSASVARFRSRSGSLVSSRAAKSDPAPAFEPKAKLSPDEVLARPSPTSIAGIPATQKIIAVGASTGGTDAIKTFLEGMPTDCPGIVIVQHMPEHFTASFARRLNETCAIRVQEAKNGDVVEPGLALIAPGSYHMMLRRAGNRYTVDVREGPLVSRHRPSVDVLFRSVAASAGRNAIGVILTGMGDDGAACMAEMKAAGAYNIAQDRDTCVVFGMPNEAIKHGGTHETLPLQKIAPRVLAKLRGE